A part of Aquibium oceanicum genomic DNA contains:
- a CDS encoding alpha/beta hydrolase, whose product MRRVGVVLIVILVLAAAATVAWFAGPRVSRDTTVTFDPAAIGYDLEAWLASREAAVPDIREGHAKEVVWAFPASRARTPLAIVYVHGFSASKYEIRPVPDEVAKALGANLFYTRLTGHGRDGPAMAEASVNAWVNDFAEALAVGHAIGEKVVVIAVSTGGSIATWAATRPEFRDQMAGLVMISPNFGVQAAGAGLLAGPWGLQIARLVAGSERGFEPANEAQRRYWTTRYPIEATLPMAAIVDMAASAPVGTIDVPALFIFSDKDQVVRPEVTRAIAERWGAAHEILAVERSDDPSNHVIAGDALSPSNNDMVAKAITEWIASLPD is encoded by the coding sequence ATGAGACGGGTGGGTGTCGTTCTGATCGTCATCCTGGTGCTTGCCGCAGCTGCGACGGTCGCCTGGTTCGCGGGACCGCGTGTGTCACGCGACACCACCGTGACCTTCGACCCGGCCGCGATCGGCTACGATCTGGAAGCCTGGCTCGCGTCGCGAGAGGCGGCCGTTCCCGACATCCGGGAGGGTCATGCCAAGGAGGTCGTGTGGGCCTTCCCGGCCTCCCGGGCTCGCACGCCGCTCGCGATCGTCTACGTCCATGGCTTCTCGGCTTCGAAGTACGAGATCCGCCCGGTCCCCGACGAGGTCGCGAAGGCCCTCGGCGCCAACCTCTTCTACACGCGCCTGACCGGCCACGGCCGTGACGGCCCGGCCATGGCTGAAGCCTCCGTCAACGCCTGGGTCAACGACTTCGCCGAAGCTCTCGCGGTCGGCCATGCCATCGGCGAGAAGGTCGTCGTTATCGCGGTTTCCACGGGCGGTTCCATCGCGACATGGGCTGCGACCCGGCCGGAGTTCCGCGACCAGATGGCCGGGCTGGTGATGATCTCGCCGAATTTCGGCGTCCAGGCTGCAGGTGCGGGATTGCTCGCCGGTCCGTGGGGATTGCAGATCGCCCGGCTGGTCGCGGGCAGCGAGCGTGGCTTCGAGCCGGCCAACGAGGCGCAGCGGCGCTACTGGACGACGCGCTATCCGATCGAGGCGACGCTTCCCATGGCCGCGATCGTCGACATGGCCGCCTCCGCGCCGGTCGGGACGATCGACGTCCCGGCGCTCTTCATCTTTTCCGACAAGGACCAGGTGGTGCGGCCCGAGGTCACGCGCGCTATCGCCGAACGTTGGGGCGCTGCGCACGAGATCCTCGCGGTGGAAAGGAGCGACGACCCGTCCAACCACGTCATCGCCGGCGACGCGCTGTCGCCCTCCAACAACGACATGGTTGCCAAGGCGATCACCGAGTGGATCGCATCGCTGCCTGACTGA
- a CDS encoding universal stress protein, translated as MGYKTIVAVLQDEKGATAVLDVAVALAGDSQGHLVGVHAEPLPMPIASPMGFPDATIIGAGEDVNRDREEKLGKLFEERMRREDVSSEWRSLRTFSGDSALSALESARCGDIVVAGNAQGDGGAPDIDTLIQSAGRPVLIVPSERPANVRAKRVMLAWNGSREAARAAFDALPFMLAAEETIVLTVNPAARSVDPGARPGHQIAAALARHGATVTVEDASSGKGSVAEAMSRVVEDRKADLLVLGAFSHSRFKEMFFGGTTRSIIDKPPCLTLMAR; from the coding sequence ATGGGCTACAAGACGATCGTTGCGGTGCTGCAGGACGAGAAGGGCGCCACCGCGGTGCTCGACGTGGCCGTCGCCCTTGCCGGCGATTCGCAGGGCCATCTGGTCGGCGTGCATGCCGAACCGCTGCCGATGCCGATCGCATCGCCGATGGGTTTTCCGGACGCGACCATCATCGGCGCAGGCGAGGACGTGAACCGTGACCGAGAGGAGAAGCTGGGCAAGCTTTTCGAGGAGCGGATGCGGCGCGAGGACGTCTCGTCCGAATGGCGGTCGCTGCGGACGTTTTCGGGTGACAGTGCACTCTCGGCACTCGAGAGCGCGCGTTGCGGCGACATCGTCGTGGCGGGCAATGCACAGGGCGACGGCGGCGCGCCGGACATCGACACGCTGATCCAGAGCGCCGGCCGCCCCGTGCTGATCGTGCCGAGCGAGCGGCCGGCGAACGTGCGGGCAAAGCGGGTCATGCTCGCCTGGAACGGATCGCGCGAGGCCGCGCGCGCCGCATTCGACGCGTTGCCCTTCATGCTGGCGGCCGAGGAGACGATCGTGCTGACCGTCAATCCGGCCGCGCGGTCGGTCGATCCGGGCGCGCGTCCCGGCCACCAGATCGCCGCGGCGCTGGCGCGTCACGGCGCCACGGTGACGGTGGAGGACGCGAGTTCCGGCAAGGGATCTGTCGCCGAAGCGATGTCGCGAGTGGTGGAGGACAGGAAAGCGGACCTGCTCGTGCTGGGCGCCTTCAGCCACTCGCGGTTCAAGGAAATGTTCTTCGGCGGCACGACCCGTTCCATCATCGACAAGCCGCCCTGCCTGACGCTGATGGCCCGCTGA
- a CDS encoding competence/damage-inducible protein A: protein MTDIVTAAMIVIGDEILSGRTKDKNIGHLADIMSAIGIDLKEVRIVPDEEDEIVAAVNTLRERYTYLFTTGGIGPTHDDITADSISKAFGVPCEYDSRAYAMLEENYAKREMEFTEARKRMARMPRGAEHIDNPVSLAPGFRIGNVHVMAGVPAIFQAMLDNVVPTLKTGAKLISATVHCPYGEGVIGDALGKIQKEHPQTIIGSYPKYQDGTFWTELVVRARSEEILEPARAAIERMVGGLADTSAGIGAPRVTR from the coding sequence ATGACCGACATCGTCACCGCCGCCATGATCGTCATCGGCGACGAAATCCTGTCCGGCCGGACGAAGGACAAGAACATCGGCCACCTCGCCGACATCATGAGCGCGATCGGCATCGACCTGAAGGAAGTGCGTATCGTTCCGGACGAGGAAGACGAGATCGTCGCGGCGGTGAACACGCTGCGTGAGCGCTACACCTACCTCTTCACCACCGGCGGCATCGGGCCGACGCATGACGACATCACCGCCGATTCGATTTCGAAGGCTTTCGGTGTGCCGTGCGAATACGACAGCCGGGCCTATGCCATGCTGGAGGAGAACTACGCCAAGCGCGAGATGGAGTTCACCGAAGCCCGCAAGCGCATGGCGCGCATGCCGCGCGGCGCCGAGCACATCGACAATCCGGTCTCGCTGGCGCCCGGCTTCCGGATCGGAAATGTCCACGTCATGGCAGGCGTGCCTGCGATCTTCCAGGCGATGCTCGACAACGTCGTGCCGACACTGAAGACGGGTGCGAAGCTGATTTCGGCGACCGTCCACTGCCCTTATGGCGAGGGCGTCATCGGCGACGCGCTGGGCAAGATCCAGAAGGAGCACCCGCAAACCATCATCGGCTCCTACCCGAAGTATCAGGACGGAACGTTCTGGACCGAACTCGTGGTGCGGGCCCGGTCGGAGGAAATCCTCGAGCCGGCGCGCGCGGCGATCGAACGGATGGTCGGGGGGCTGGCCGACACCTCCGCCGGCATCGGCGCGCCGCGCGTGACCCGCTGA
- the wrbA gene encoding NAD(P)H:quinone oxidoreductase → MAKVLVLYYSSWGHMEAMAKSAADGAREAGADVTIKRVPELVPVEVAKAAYYKLDQEAPIADPLELENYDAIIFGISTRYGAMSAQMKNFLDQTGPLWAKGALVNKVASVMSSTATQHGGAEFAIISAQVSLQHHGMVIVPLSYAYQGQSGNDVVRGGSPYGMTTTSNTDGSRMPSEQELEGAKFQGKRVAEITAKLHG, encoded by the coding sequence ATGGCGAAAGTACTCGTGCTTTATTATTCCAGCTGGGGACACATGGAAGCGATGGCGAAGTCCGCCGCTGATGGCGCCCGGGAAGCCGGCGCCGACGTCACCATCAAGCGTGTTCCCGAACTCGTGCCGGTCGAGGTGGCGAAGGCCGCCTACTACAAGCTCGACCAGGAAGCCCCGATCGCCGATCCCCTGGAACTCGAGAATTACGACGCCATCATCTTCGGCATCTCGACGCGCTACGGCGCAATGTCGGCCCAGATGAAGAACTTTCTCGACCAGACCGGGCCGCTCTGGGCAAAGGGGGCGCTGGTCAACAAGGTCGCCTCGGTCATGTCCTCGACGGCCACGCAGCACGGCGGCGCGGAGTTCGCGATCATCTCCGCCCAGGTCTCGCTCCAGCACCACGGCATGGTGATCGTGCCATTGTCCTACGCATATCAGGGCCAGTCCGGCAACGACGTCGTGCGCGGCGGTTCGCCCTACGGCATGACAACGACCTCCAACACCGACGGCTCGCGCATGCCTTCCGAGCAGGAGCTCGAAGGCGCGAAGTTCCAGGGCAAGCGCGTGGCAGAGATCACCGCCAAGCTGCACGGTTGA
- a CDS encoding glycerophosphodiester phosphodiesterase family protein, whose product MLGKVSAAAAILVAAVWAWNTTLLATVPEAGEIKLLSHRGVHQTFASENLENDTCTAKLIEPPTHEYLENTMPSMRAALDYGADVVELDVHLTPDGSFAIFHDWTLDCRTDGSGITQETEMARLKELDIGYGYTADGGKTHPFRGRGVGLMPSLEEVLLAFPEGRFLINFKSERPEEAVALADMLNSHPEWQEAIFGVYGGGVPTRETLRLVKGLRGYDKRAVVSCLAQYLTYGWTGIVPRACSDTLVIVPANYAWMMWGWPYRFSERMRDAGSEVILLGPYGGGGFTSGIDDPSQVDFVPERFDGYVWTNRIEIIGPLLSRD is encoded by the coding sequence GTGCTCGGGAAAGTGTCGGCGGCAGCGGCGATCCTCGTCGCCGCGGTCTGGGCCTGGAACACGACGCTGCTGGCAACTGTGCCGGAGGCAGGCGAGATCAAGCTCCTGTCCCACCGGGGCGTCCACCAGACATTTGCGTCCGAAAACCTCGAGAACGACACCTGTACGGCGAAACTCATCGAGCCTCCGACACATGAGTACCTGGAGAACACAATGCCTTCCATGCGCGCCGCACTGGACTATGGCGCCGACGTCGTGGAACTCGACGTCCATCTGACGCCGGACGGCAGTTTCGCCATCTTCCACGACTGGACCCTCGACTGCAGGACGGATGGATCCGGCATCACCCAGGAAACGGAGATGGCAAGGCTGAAGGAGCTGGACATCGGGTACGGTTACACGGCCGATGGCGGCAAGACCCATCCGTTCAGGGGCAGGGGCGTCGGGCTGATGCCGTCTCTCGAAGAGGTTTTGCTGGCGTTTCCGGAAGGCCGCTTCCTGATCAATTTCAAGAGCGAACGGCCGGAAGAGGCGGTCGCCCTCGCCGATATGCTGAACAGCCATCCGGAGTGGCAGGAGGCGATTTTCGGGGTGTATGGCGGCGGCGTCCCGACGCGCGAGACCCTTCGCCTCGTCAAGGGGTTGCGAGGCTACGACAAGAGGGCGGTGGTTTCCTGCCTCGCCCAGTATCTGACTTATGGATGGACGGGTATCGTTCCCCGGGCGTGCTCCGACACCCTGGTGATCGTGCCGGCGAACTATGCCTGGATGATGTGGGGCTGGCCGTACCGATTCTCCGAGCGCATGCGCGATGCCGGTAGCGAAGTTATCCTGCTCGGCCCCTATGGCGGCGGCGGATTCACCTCGGGGATCGATGATCCCTCACAGGTAGACTTCGTTCCCGAGAGATTCGACGGCTACGTCTGGACCAATCGAATCGAGATTATCGGACCGCTCCTGAGCCGAGACTGA
- a CDS encoding alpha/beta fold hydrolase has product MAVLFYVLLAALLAVLGWLGWNMLASGRIAARSESQIPMAGKTISIGGDRIHYVNQGAGRPILFVHGLGGQLHHFRHPLFPAIGDGYRLVAIDRAGSGYSTRVSSGARIPEQAELIAKFIDALGLEKPLLVGHSLGGAIALRVALDHPEKISGLALISPLTHFIPTPPKEFGGLYIRSPLMRRVIAGTLAVPASLKNAQQTLDFVFGPQPVPADYAIAGGGYLGLRPSHFHATSSDLVAVEQDLPQQVGRYGEVRMPVGVLFGSRDRVLNHTQHGLSMQGKIEGIEIEILDGIGHMPQFVEAEKVAAFIRRIADRAFA; this is encoded by the coding sequence ATGGCCGTGCTGTTCTATGTCCTGCTCGCTGCCCTTCTGGCCGTCCTCGGATGGCTCGGCTGGAACATGCTGGCTTCGGGGAGGATCGCGGCGCGCTCCGAAAGCCAGATTCCGATGGCCGGAAAGACCATCTCGATCGGCGGCGACCGCATCCACTATGTCAACCAGGGCGCCGGCCGGCCCATCCTGTTCGTGCACGGGCTCGGCGGACAGCTGCACCATTTCCGCCATCCGCTCTTTCCCGCCATCGGTGACGGCTACCGTCTCGTCGCTATCGATCGTGCCGGTTCGGGCTATTCCACGCGCGTCTCCAGCGGCGCGCGCATTCCGGAGCAGGCCGAACTCATCGCGAAATTCATCGACGCGCTCGGACTTGAAAAACCGCTTCTCGTGGGCCACTCGCTCGGCGGCGCGATCGCGCTCCGCGTGGCGCTCGACCATCCGGAGAAGATTTCGGGGCTGGCGCTGATTTCCCCCCTCACCCACTTCATCCCGACGCCGCCGAAGGAATTCGGCGGCCTCTACATCCGCTCGCCGCTCATGCGGCGCGTGATCGCCGGTACGCTGGCCGTGCCGGCCTCGCTGAAGAACGCGCAGCAGACGCTTGATTTCGTCTTCGGACCCCAGCCGGTGCCGGCCGACTATGCGATCGCCGGCGGCGGCTATCTCGGCCTGCGCCCGAGCCATTTCCACGCCACCTCCTCCGATCTCGTGGCGGTGGAGCAGGACCTGCCGCAGCAGGTCGGCCGCTATGGAGAGGTCCGCATGCCGGTCGGCGTTCTGTTTGGCAGCCGCGACCGTGTCCTGAACCACACCCAGCACGGCCTGTCGATGCAGGGCAAGATCGAGGGCATCGAGATCGAGATTCTCGACGGCATCGGCCACATGCCGCAGTTCGTGGAGGCCGAGAAGGTCGCCGCCTTCATCCGCCGCATCGCCGATCGCGCCTTCGCTTGA